Within the Sarcophilus harrisii chromosome 2, mSarHar1.11, whole genome shotgun sequence genome, the region aaaataacaaaaaccatgaTAATATTTCTTCTAACTAATAATAATCAACTCttaaatttagagttgaaaggaattttagaggtCTAGTTCAACTCCATTTTCCAGATCAAAAAATTGAGGTAGTTTACAGTTtggggggcagaaccaagatggtgtaGAGGTAACAACCCAGATGAACTCTCCTAACATCcccctctaaacaactttaaaataatcaatgCCTCAAATTCAATTCTGAAGTGGTACAGCCAACAGAAGGTCCGGTGGAGACTTTTTGTTCAGTCCAAGAGCTCTCAGCAGATATTGACATTGGAATAGGAGCTGGCCATGAGTCCATAGGTAACTGCCACAATGGTGGCAGAAAAAatgaaactctctctctctctctctctccccatctttgtctctgtctctgtctttctctgtctctctgtctctgtttctgtctctctctctcccccaaactgtaaactaccttatatatatatacacatatatgtatatatgtatataaaagaatTCTATCTGTCCAGTAGTGGAATGGGCGACCTTTCAAGACGATAGATTCCAGGTCCTTGAAGATCTTCTGGCAGAGGTTGGCCAACCACCTTTCCAGGGTCTTATAGTGGAATTCCTTTGGTGAATGGACTGAACTGGATGGAGGCCAAGgtttctttcaaatttcaaattctttattctaTGTGAATCTAAGGATTCTTTGGGCCAGACATTGTAAAGCTTGTGTCATGTAATAAAGGGATGGGTTTACAGTGTTTGGACTACAAGTGAACTTCGAGGTCTCCTAGTTTGACTCTTGCATTTTAAAAACTAGAGAGCAGTTAGCTCTTTCTAAGCAAGGTTTCAACACTATGATTAGTTAcagtaaagaaaagaaactttaatttaaaaaaacaaagaagagaaactAATGCCCAGAGAGAGGAAATAACTTGGCCAAAACTTCATGGAATGTTGTCAGACCAGCCTTCAGTCTCCTGATTCTCAGGTCTGGACAAAGCCTGATCTTGAAAAGAATAGACATGAGTTTTAGGACATCCTAGCTAACCTTGGTTTCCAGCTAGGAAAAAATCAATGGGTTGGATGAGAAGGCTATTTTAGGTCCCTTCCCACTCTCAAATTCTGATGTTGTGATATCACTTCCcatctctaggcctcagtttccccacctgtaaaaaaACAGGTGCCAATAATAATACATGACATGTCCACTTCATAAGGAATGGGCTGAGTGTGACACTCATCTTGGTGGCCCCTTGACCAGCACATCAGGAAATGGCATTTGAATAAACCCTAGTTCTCAACAGAGGCTATTTTGGTTACTCTTCTGTTGTGTCCCCTCACTTGTCTTTACTGATTGAAAGTTTCACTTTGATTCCAGGGTTTACTGAAAAATCAGGTTGTGAAAACTTTCACTGTATCAATTGTCTTCAGAGGTTGCCCCCAATTATGTCATCCCTGTTTGAGTTTATTCAACCCATTTCATTTCATTGATTCTCCATTCCTTAAATGAGGGCTTTGGATGGGTCTCTTCCAGCACCAACTCTATGATAACCTAATCTCTGTCATTTCATATCAGTGGCTTTTCTTAACCCTTTCCTGCTCCTACCTTCCCTCATCAGATCATCTCATCTGCTaccttattattttcatttcaattttcttttaggTTTTAAAAATGAACCCTTTGCTACTGATGGTGAAAGGACTGAAGTTTTGCCAAGAAAGGACTGGACGCTCTCCAGCTTGCAAATGCTACACAGATCGGTGCTTCCAAGTGCAGTTCTGGCCTTAGTATAACCAGAAATTACATGTTGAAGAACAAATTATGTGAGGCTGTTTTGGACGGACTTTGTGATGAGAACATAAAGACTCAGAACGATGGGATCTTAATGTTCAGTGAACACGGGTCATCACAAATGGTTCTCTTGTGTTCACTGGATGCCCCATTGTAAGGTTGCCATATCTACCAATGTGCAGTTTCCAAGAACCCAGCCCCCAGAGTACACGGGGATGGCCCGGATGCTCTCTTCTGGGTAACGAGGGactagatttctctgaaatccaGGCTCTGGGACCTCCCTTTCTCCTGTGTTCATTCCCTTTCTATCAGAAGAGGAAGCTGCTAATGGGCTTCATACTGTGAGCAGTCAAAAGAATAGAACAAAGAGCTTGAAACCAACCTTTTGAAGCTCTTTAATTCTCCTAGAGAATCCATTGGAATCAAAACAGATATTTGCACCATGCTGTGGGTGGCAATACTACTACAGGTGtgattactcccattttacagataagcaaacagGCTAAGATAGAATTTGCTCAGAGTCCCCCAGTTACCAAATTTCAAATATCAAAGACCCAGGTCCTTTAGCACATTATCCACCATATGACACTGCCTCCAATAAAACCAGGGACTTTCAAATCAGCCTCCATCCAGATTCCCAAATCATGGACAGCTGCTCTGATGAAGTCTGGTATCTAAGGCTGTCACTGAGTAGGGTTCCTGGAGATGCTCTTAAAATATGGCAGAGAAGCCAAATGATTCCAAAAAAAACATCACAATGCCAAGATTGGGATTGTGCCTGACTTACCGTACTCCCTCTTCTGGGACCAGAGACTACTCTCTCCTGATTCCCAATGTTATCTCCACTAGCTTCTTAAATCCTCAgagatctcatcagctcccaggGAGTTAATTATTATCTTTACACAGAAGCATTCTGATCCCTCAATTTGCTGGATCCCACTGAAACCACCTTGCTTTTATCTACTTggtagtatttattattttattttatttattatattatagttattattatttattatcttggtagataattgtatttcatttcATAATTAGGCACTATGTATTTGGATATGTTTTTGCTGCTTGTCCTCTTAGGATGTAACAAGTCTCAATCCTTCCGTCTTTGCATCCCCACTGATAAGCCCAGAGCCTGGCTTAGGATGGAAACTTAATCAATAAATGATTGACAGGAAGAGGGTTGACCTTGAGAGCTAAATATTTCAGGGGTGGCCAGAGCTGGGACCTTGTTATTTCCAGAAGTAATCGTCCACCCAGGGAACAAAGACATTTTATGAGTTCCACGTCAGATCATGTCTCCgaatttccttctcagctcaagAGGTAGAGAAGGGAAGCCTGGAATGAACAAGAAGCTGTAagtatgtgtctgtctgtctgtgtccaTCTGTACCTAGacgtatatgtgtatatctatatgtagacatacagagagacaacCACATGCATGTGTATGAAGGTCCCATGGAAGTAGGAATGGAGGGCTATGACTGCAACAGGGATGATGTGAAAAGGAGGATCTGTGGCTGCCTGGGATTGGGAGCATCTGTTGGTCCAGCTGATCAGGCCCAGAATCCTCAGTGTTGAGTGAGAAATAACAATGAAACCCACAGAGTAGGCGGGAATGGTGGATGGAAGAATGCTTGTATCTGTACCCATTCTTCAAGTCTGGTAGTCAGCAGAGCTCCGAGACCACCTCCACTTTCAAGGACACAGCCCAGATGACTTGCAGTCCCATTTACAAATAAACAGCATGGGTAAGAGACAGTCGTTATCATTCCATGATTGAAGTCTGTTCTTTGAAAAGTGAACACAGTGTTCCTTATCCATTTTGTTGTTTGGCTCATTTTGTGCCCAAAAcctagagaagggagagagagagagagagagagagagagagagagagagagagagagagagagagagagagagagagaggggataaACCATATTATAcctacttctatttatcagttctttctctggaagtgaacAGCATCTTCTTCaaggtcctttgtagttgataagagtataatatttaaaatgacttagttattcaAAGTTCTTAGAATGTTGCTGATgctatatacaacattctcttgttGTTGTATTGTTGtcttgtttttccatttgtatagCAAAGTTTTACAAGAAGCTCCCTTCCTTTTGTTTGGGCTTGGCTCTGTGGAAAAGTCTAGCTTAGATTCTGCTCCAATTTGGCTATTTAAAAAACTCTTAAATGATGAAGTAACTTCCAGCCATGAAGACAGGAGACCTCAAAGGTACAGCTTATTAATGTTTTTGGCTGTCTAATAAAGCCTATGgacttcttaaaatattatttctaaatgcataaaaaaaattcatagattacaaaggaagccagatatattaaaagattttttaatagaacaagcTCATTGAGCCCAGGATAAAAATCTCTGCTCTGGCATCATTCAAGCTCAGATAGCCCCATAATTTCCCCCAAATCTCTGTCTGAAGTTTCCCACCCAAAGTGAGGCCTATGCTTTCTCCTCACTTTTGGGCATCTGGGGCTACAcgctcacacacactcacacacatgtaCTCTATACATGTGCGCACACCACACAACATATATACCACATGTGTACACTGTGAATATGTCTACATTCCACCCACACATGTGTTCATACCATGGGCATGTATCACATGCAAAAATTAACACACCTACATACATGCACCACATCAAACAAATGCACACAGTCACATGCACACATTTGCCACACTGTGCATACATACACGAGCCACAATGCACACGTACAATCAGTGTATGCATACAGCACACATAAATGCACGTGCATGTATGTACACTGCATACATGCTCCCAGAAGGAAGGGACCCACACAAGGAATGGAGGATGCATGTCCCTTTTTATGCACCTTGGGTTTTCCCTGGCAAAAAGCTTTCAGTGCCTCCATAGgcatttggaaagaaagaaggaccaGAGGAGAGAGGGCAGGGGTGCACGGGACTCACTCTTTGCTGTTGGTCCCATTATAAGGGGTCCCATCAGTCCATCTCCACTCTGAGTTCCACTGTTtattcaatccaatccaatagTTGCTACCATCAGCTTTTTTAACAATAAATTCCTATGGAGTGAGAGAGAAGTGCTTTTTAAGGAGGCACACGTCCATATCAACGTATAAAATGTGCATTTTGTGGGGAGAAGCTGAacccattcccagtaaaatcagggtGAAACAAAGAGCCCATTATCACTGCTATTATTCAGGAGGGTATTAGAAGTGTTGGCTTCcatgataagaaaagaaaaagaaattaaatgaattagaatagtcAACGAAGacataaaactatcactctttatagatacatgatgatatacttagagaatcctagagaatcatccaaaaacctatttcAAACAagtcacagctttagcaaagttgcaagatataaactAAACCTACATggatcatcagcatttctatatgttactaatgAAGCTCAGtgaagcaagaaatagaaagagaaattgcatttaaaataactagacaaaataaaacattacatttgggagtctacctgccaagacaaatccaggaactatatgaacacatttacaaaacccttttcacacaaagtccgatctaaacaattggaaaaatatcaattgatcATGAggtcaagttaatataataaaaatgatcattctacctaaattggtctatttgttcagtgccatacaaatcaaaccaccaaaacattattttgtagagctacaaaaataataataaaattcatctggaagagcaaaaggtcaagaatatcattaaaaaaatactaaaatactaattaatgaaaaaaatactaaaaatactaagctgtaccagacctaaaactctatcataaagcagcagtcatcaaaaccatctggtactgtctaagaaatagagtagtggatcagtggaatagattagatccACACcacacaataatcaaggtctatagtaatctagtatttgataaactcccaaactccaggttctgggataagaactccttatttcacaaaaattgctgagaaaactgaaaagtaatatgtcagaaacttggtcCCTATATCTCACATAacacaccaaaataaggtcaaaatgggtacatgatttgggtgtAAATAGCAAATTTAAGGAGggcataagcaaattaggagggcAAGGGAGAGTTTATTGCTATACCACAACAGAACAGGAAGCAACAACAGAGGTAAGCCGGTGGCTGTGTCATACTGATCCATAAGCAGGATTTATAATTCAATCTATAGATCAAATATCTATGACGTCTGTAGCTGATTAACCAGATTGTAGAATATGGATCAGAAATGAACTTTCTGTTCTGTTGTGGTAGAGCAACAGTCTTCCAGCTAATTGATTTGGGCTGGATCATCTGAAGCTCCACCAGAGTAAAGGCTGCAGTTGTGTCACCCAGACCTGACCTGGATTCTGAACTCTGCAAAGCTCAGACTGGGAGGACAACAATCAGGACAATCCttagaataggaaatgattaaagtTTGCAGATACCTCTGAAATTTTTGATCAGGAGCAGAGAAGTGCTCCAAGTCTGAACCTAATACAAAGTCCCAATCCAGAAAGCAAAAAATGGAGTAATGaggtttgttttaaatatatatatatatatgtatatatatatatatatacatatacataataacaATTATAGAGTCAGGAACATCAACTCACAATGTCAGAAGGAGAAAATATCTTCATGATATCTAAAAACAAAGCATCAAGTAAAACACAACTTGTTTACAAAGTCAAGTACACTACCTAGATGAAGTAAAGCAGAAGTTTAAAACTTGTTATGTAAATCAAATGAcgattttaaagaaaagaaatagaaaataaatgaagccCTAAAGGAAAGACTTGGGAGCAGAATTAACAATTGAGTTAAAAAGAGCAAAAACCTAAGAAAggctctttgaaaattagaatagaacaAATAAAAGTTAATGACTTCATGTGCCaagaaatattaaagacaaatacaaaaggaaaaaatagaagaaaatgaaaaatacttcatATAGAAAAAACTGACCTGAGAAGCAGTtctaagagaaaataaatctAATGGTATCACATAAAATTCCTGATCAAAAAAGGAGCCTgaataccatatttcaagaaGTAGTTCATCAAAACTAACCAGGCTTATTAGAGTCAAAAGGCAaagtaaaagtagaaagaaagcaATGATCACCGCATGGaagaaacttaaaaatgaaaactcacaggaaCATTATAATCAGAAGCTAGAGTTTtcaatccaaaggaaaaaaaaacattgcaaacatctagaaagaaaaagttcAA harbors:
- the LOC111718886 gene encoding C-type lectin domain family 4 member K-like isoform X2; the protein is MAQENQSHQTEKVLDLRGENDQLAKVKASNENLKAENKNLIHKVPEAWVVHNGILYYFSCKDKSWEEAERFCVSLGSHLTSVTSMGEQEFIVKKADGSNYWIGLNKQWNSEWRWTDGTPYNGTNSKEFWAQNEPNNKMDKEHCVHFSKNRLQSWNDNDCLLPMLFICKWDCKSSGLCP